GTCCAGCTCGTCCTGCAGGAGATTGCTGGTCTTGGCCACCCAATTGTCCAGGACACGGCCAGAAAGCTCCACCCGCTCAGAGTCAGGCCCGTACCACGTGAGCCGTGGTGAGGTTGAATGGCCGGATCGCAGGGCGGTCATCAGGTTCGCTGCCGGGATGCTCATGCGTCAATCTTGCCACGGTGGCCCCCTGCCGTCCGGGGGATAATCACCGGGATTGTGAATTGCGACACATGGCATTTTCTCCAGTCGGTGGGCGCCTCGCATCGCAAGGCTTAATTTTCCGCGGAAATTCAATGAAAGTTCACGTAAACCGATCCGGGCCTCCCGTTTTCCGCGGAGACACGCAGCGGCACGGGCGAAATCTTGGGCGTGGCGCATCCCACGTTTCTCCGGATTCTTGATTATTATCCCGGCGCAGCTTGACTGACGGGTAGTTACACGCGTGTAATTAGTAATCAAACGCCGCTGCACAGATATCCGGAACGTCGCCGGGAATCGGAAACACATCCAAGCAGCAGCTGCAAAATCAGGAGGGACGCCATGGGGCAAGCGTTGCGTATCCAGGAAGATGCAGTCGTCGCAGAACATGCGTCGGTGAAATACCGTTCGCGGGAAGTACCGGGAGATTGGTACGTCGACCCAGCGGATCCGGAAGCGGCAGACCGCTACAACCAGAATGTGCAGGACTCTTTGGAGGATCAGGCAACTGCCCTCCTGGCTGCACATGAGGCGCTGATCGGCGATCTGCCTGCAGGGCCGGAAGAAGACTTGGACGACCCTCCCATGGAGGTGCGTCGTCCGCTGGAAACACCGGGGCAGCCCGTATGGATCGGCCTTCCGGGCCAAGGCGACTTCGATGACGAAGGTGAACTTGGTTGGCAGACTGATGCACTGTGTGCTCAAACCGATCCGGAAGCTTTCTTCCCGGAAAAGGGTGGTTCCACCAGGGACGCCAAGAAAGTCTGCGGGGCGTGCAACGTCCGTTCGCAGTGCTTGGAGTATGCCCTCGCCAATGATGAGCGGTTCGGTATTTGGGGCGGGCTCTCTGAGCGGGAGCGTCGTCGGCTTAGGAAGCGAGCGGTCTAATTCTCAAGGAAGTTCACGTTACCGCCGTTGTGGTCTCCCACAACGGCGGCGACTATCTCCCCAGGACACTGGCGGCACTGTCGGACCAAACACGTCCGGCAGATGCCGCCATTGGCATTGATACAGGTTCCACGGACAATTCGCTGGACATGCTTCGCGAAGCTTTCGGCCAGGGCAATGTCACCACCTTCCAGCAGGCGAAATCCGGTTTTGGCGCAGCAGTTCAGGCAGGCCTTCACGAGCTGGCGCAGGACAAGGACGCCACCGGCGATGGCCACCGAAACCGCGCCGGCTCTGTTGACTGGATCTGGCTCCTTCACGACGACGCCGCCCCGGCACCCGACGCCTTGGCGGAACTTCTGCACGCCGTGGAACGGGCCCCTTCGGTAACGGTGGCCGGTTGCAAGCAGCTCGGTTGGGACAATGAGCGGCACCTGGTGGACGTAGGACTCTCCACGAGCCGCTGGGCCGAGCGCCTGACCCTGATCGATGCCGACGAAGTAGACCAGGGCCAATACGACGCCCGCACGGACACCTTCGCCGTGAATTCTGCCGGGATGTTGATCCGCCGCGATGTCTGGGAGCTGCTGCAGGGCTTTGATCCTGCGCTGCCCGGCAGCGGCGACGACGTGGACTTCTGCTGGCGGAACTGGCTGGCCGGCAACCGCGTGGTGGTGGTTCCGAGCGCCAGGATGTTCCACGTAGAGCACCGGCCCCATGGTTTGGGCACCTCCTCAGCCGCCCGCAAAGCCCAGGTTCATCTGCGGCTCAAGCACACTCCCTGGTGGAAGGTCCCGTTCCAGGCCGTGGGAGCCCTGTTCGGCGCCATCGTTCGACTCATGCTGAGCATTCTGGTCAAGGAGCCGGGATACGGCTTCTCGCAGTTCACAGCAACCGTTGCCGCTTTGGTTCGGCCGGTCGCCATTGCCCGGGGCCGCCGAGTTGCCGCAAGGACGCGCCGTGTCCACCGTTCGGTGGTCCGCGGCCTGCAAACATCAACCCGTGAAGTCCGTTCCAACAGGCGGTCTTTGCTGGAGGCGATCCGCCCCAGTGACGACTCGGCCGCAGTTTCGGACCTTCTGGCACCTGAACCCAGCGGAGATGCCGCGGACGACTTCGCATCGTTGGCAACCAACGAACGCGGTTGGGTGGGAACAGGCGCCGTCGCGGCGGCCCTGCTGGCCCTTGCCGCTGCGTTTGTTGGACTGCTTGGGCTGCTCCGCTCCGGCGTCGTGGCCGGTGGCGGCCTCATCCCGCTCTCTGCAACGCCTGGAGACATCTGGGCCAATGCCTCCACGTGGTGGATTTCCCTCGGCGCGGGATTGCCCGGGCACGGGGATCCCTTCGGATACGTGCTGTGGCTGCTGTCCGTTTTTGGCGGGGGAAACGGCAACTCGGCCATGGCTTGGCTGCTGATCCTTGCCATGCCGCTGTCCGCTGTTGGCGCATGGTTCGCAGCGGGCGCTTTGACCACCAAGCGTCGTTTCCGGACTGTTGCTGCCTTGGCGTGGTCTGCCGCCCCCGCTCTGCTGGTCGCGATTAATGAGGGCCGCGCGGGCGCCTTGGTTGCCCATGTGATGATGCCGCTGTTGCTGCTGTCACTGTTGCGCGCCTCCGGATCTGCGATCGGCCACGTGCATTCACACCCCGTCTCCTCACTGAGCAGGCGGCCTGCTCCGATTCTCGGGAAACCGGGCATTAACGGAACGCCGTCCTGGACCGCTGCCGCGGCCGGAGGGCTGGTCATGGCCATTGTGACTGCCTCGGCACCGTCGCTTTTGGGGCCGATTGTTGTTGCGGTGATCCTTGCGGCCGTCATCCTGGGGCAGCGCGGCAAGACGCTGTGGTGGTCACTCCTGCCCACAGTCGCCTTGTTCGTGCCTTACGGAATTTCCGTGCTGGACAGGCCCCGCGCCCTGCTGGCTGATCCCGGACTGCCATTGACCTTCGAAGCCGCCCCGTTCTGGCAGCAACTACTCGGGCAGCCCTTGGCATTCGACCTCGACGGCGGCCTGACCGGTTTGTCGTTCTTTGGTCCTGGCGCCGTACCCTGGGCTTTGTTGCTGGCGCTGTTGGTCAGTGCGCCGGTCCTGATTCTGGCAGTGACGGCACTGTTCCTGCCCGGCAAGCGGACGGCCCTGGCAAGGGTGTTCTGGGTGGCCGCACTTGCCACGTTGGCGAGTGGCTGGTTGGTGGGGCATGTAGCCACCGGTGTCAACAACAACGTCATCGTTGGCCCTTTCACCGGCCCCGCGGTGTCGGCGGCCGGCATGTTGCTGCTCGGTGCCGCGGTCATTGGCGCAGACAAGCTCTTCTCCGCACCGCGCCGTATGACCGATTCCAGTGGCCCAAAACTGCCCATGCGGCGCGTGGCTTCCGGACTGGTCCTGACGCTCCTCGTGGCTGGGCCCCTTGCGGGTATGGGCGCTTGGGCAGGTCAGAACGTCCTTCAGCCTTCGCCCGCGCCCGGGGCATCGACCTCACCCAACGCGGCCGAACCGACGTCGTCCCTTGGGGCTGAACGCCAGGTATGGCCGGTGGACTCCGGCACCTTGCCGGCCACCGCCGTCGATCGCGGGCAGGGCCCGGAACGTACCCGCACGCTGGTCATTACCAGCGGCGAGCAGGGAGCGTTTACTTCCTCGTTGATGCGCGGCGCCGGCACCACCCTGGACAGCCTGTCCACCATCGCATCGGCCCGCACCATCATCGGTGCACCGGGTCGCGAAGAAATTGTGGAGGACGACGCCGCCACAGCCTCGCTTCGACGCGCAGTGGCCACCATTGTGGCCAGCAGTGGAGTGGACCCCCGCGCAGACCTGGAACAGCTGGGGGCCGGATTCGTGGTCCTGAAGGCTGCGGATAACGCAGCCCAGTTGACGGCGAGCAGGATCGACGCCGTCCCGGGCCTGGTTGCCGTTGGGCAGACCGACGCCGGATGGCTGTGGCGTGTCTCGCCACGGAACCAGCCTGCCGCTACAGCTGCTGAAGCCGCGCACCGCGTCAGGATCATTGATGCCGAGGGCAAGACGATGGCCAACCTGCCGGCAGGGGAAGTGTCCGTGGACGCTACCGTCCCTGCGGGTGGCGAGGGCCGCAAGCTAGTTCTTGCCGAACGGTCGGATCCCGGCTGGACGGCCTCGATGGATGGAAAGCAACTCAAGGCTGCCACGTCCGGATGGTCGCAGGCCTTTGAGCTCCCGGCCAACGGCGGCGAGCTGGAGATCCGTTATACCAACCCCTGGGCTTTGTGGTTCGGCATTTTGCAGGCCGTGGTGATCGGGCTGACGCTCCTGTTGGCCATACCGATGCCCGCGCGGCGCACCCGAACCGGCATGTCGAGGGATGAAGTCTCCCTCCGTAAGGAGTACAGCAGTGTCTGAGGACCAGAAGCAGCCTGTCGACGAAAAACCGTCGCGCAGTTCCAGCAAGGGCTCGCGAAGTTCCAACCGGGGCGTCGTCACTGGTGTCCTCTCCGCAGTGGTCATCCTGGCCGCCGGTGGTGGTGCTGTTGCGGCGACGTCGATGATGCCCGAACCATCCGGCGGGACCACCATGGACATCCGGCAAGCCGATGTTCCGGCAGGCCGCGCACTGGGGGTGTGCCCGGAACCCGCGAGGCTGGTCAATGGAACGGTGGTGGGAACGGATGCAGACTTCAGTCCTGTCTCCACTACCGCCGTCAGCGCCCTCAACGCAGTGGTGCTGAGCAATCCGGCCGGTACGGTCCCTGGAAGCAAGGTGACGTCGCTGGAAGGTGACGCAGTTGCTGAGATCGCCAAAGCGCCGGCCAGTACTCCCACGCCAACGGCCGGACCTCCGGTGTTGTCTGCCGGTGTGGCCTCGATTTCCCCGGTGACGGCTCCGGCCGTAGTGGGAGCGGATCCCTTGGGGAATGAGCAGGCCTCCCTCGCTGCCAATCTCAGCTACGCCGCCACCGATGGAGATCTTCGCGGCCTGGCGTCAGCCCAATGCCAATCACCGGGAAACGACGCCTGGCTGCTGGGGGCCAACACGGCAGTGGGCCGTACGGCAGTCCTTAACCTGAGCAACGCTTCGGAGACTCCGGCCACGGTGAACCTGGACCTGTTTGGGGAGAAGGGCCAGATCCAGGCGCCGGGGGCACGCGGACTCCTGGTACCTCCCGGAACCACCCGCTCGGTGAACCTCGCAGGCCTGGCTCCCAGCGAAGGTGAACTGGCCGTCCACGTTCGCAGCACGGGTGGTCCGGTGGCTGCGACCATTCAGCAAAGCGTCTTGCGCGGACTCGCTCCCGGCGGCGTCGAATACCTTTCGCCGGGCTCAGGGGCCTCGAGCCTGCAGGTCATGTCCGGCGTCGATATCCAGGACCCGGCGGCCACGAAGGCGCTCGCCACCAAGCCCGGTTTCGCCGACGCAGCACCCGCCCTGCAGATCGCCGTTCCCGGCTCCACCGATGCCGTAGTGCAGGTCAGCCTGTACGGGGCCAACGGCGAACGCAAGATTCCCAGCGGCGGAGTGGTGACTGTCAAGGGCGGATCAGTAGCCACCGTGAACCTGGAAGGCATCCCTGCCGGCACCTACACCGTCAGGGCCAGCTCGGACGTTGCCTTCGTGGCCTCGGCCCGGGTCACGCGGGGAGCCAAAGCGGAGGAAGCCACTGACTTCGCGTGGTCTCCGTCCTCGGCCCGTCTCGGCAGCCAGCACCTCGTGGCGGTACCACGCAATGGGCAGCGGTACCTGAGTTTCGGTGTCCCCGAGGGGAGGGGCACGGTCACCTATGCCCCCGTCACCACAGACGGCGCAGTGGGCAAATCCGTTGACGTTGACATGTCCGGCGGCACCACCTCGTTGATCGAACTTCCCTCAAAGTCCGGCGATTCGGTGGTAGCGGGGTATGTAGTGTCAGCCTCCGGTGACCCCATCTATGGCGCACTGGTCCTTGGCACGCAAGGCCGTCCGGACATCTCGGTAGTAGCCATCCAGGACGCAGCCGCGGGACTCGAGAAGGTCCCTGTCTCCGTGGGCTACTAGGGGGCGTTACTGATACCGGCGGCGGTATACGGGATCCAGCGTCTCCGGGGGCACGCCCAGCATTTCAGCGGTGTACTCCACCACGACGTCATGCACCAGGTCCTGCAGTTCCTCGCGGGTGGTGCAGCCTTGTTCCACTACCCTGCGGTACACGGTGATCATGGGGGCCTCGCCACGACCACCAGGCGTATAAGAGCCGAGGGGAGCGGTGCTTCCCATGGCAACAAGTTGTTCCAGATTGGGCGGGATCTCATCGACGGCAAAAAGGACGCCGTCAAGCTGCTTACCCCACATGTCCTGAAGCCGCTCTGCGGAGTCCAGCACCATGTCATCGAAGCGCTCTGCGCGGGTGCGGAAGCCGGGAAGGCTGGGGAGCATCAGCTCTCCACGCAGTCCCCGCCCATGCCGGTTGCGCCGGCGCCGCCGGAAACCGCGCACACCCGAACCGGCGGGTTGCTCTGCCTGATCGCCATCGGCGTCAGTCCACCGGATGGTGAATCCGGGAACATGTGGCTGTGACTGCATATATCGACTTTAGTCCCGAGGAACCGCCAGCGCGACATCATGGCCTGCAGCGCGCCGGAGTTGCTGATGAGCCGTCGGGTTCAGGGAGCCACGGGCAGCCAATGCGCAACTCTGTCGCCAGTTGGCGCTAATCTGGGATGTTGTGGGTGCTATTCGTCAATGTTCAAGATCAGCCTGCCGCCAGTCGGCGGTGGCCACTTTGACGTACGTGTACGCCGAGTCGACCGCCGTCCTTGGTCCCCTGGCTACGTATGCCGAACCGCACGCCTATGATCTTTGCTCACAACACGCAGAGAGCCTGACGGTCCCGCGTGGCTGGGAAGTCCTGCGCCTGGCGATGCCTGCCACACCGCCTGAACCTGGGCCCGACGACCTCCTGGCCCTTGCCAATGCCGTCCGCGAGGCAGCCTCAGCGGCTCCCGAAAATCCTGCCCGGCACAGCCACGGGCAGATGGAGCCGCCTGCAGCGATCGAGGGAACCCGACGCGGCCACCTGCGTATCCTCCGCGAACCCTCCTGACCCGGTTCGCTGTGGTGTCCTGTTTCTGCGTCAGACGCAATTCGTCGCCCTGCTCCAAACAGGCTGATCCTGCGCGGTAGTCTGGAATCTGCCGATAACATCCGCCACCTGCGCCACGACGGCGCCACCCAGGGAGCATCATTCATGCCAAAGGTCAGTCCTGAACTGTTGTCCATCCTGCGCTGCCCCGTGACGGGTTCACCGCTGGTCCAGGAGGGTGAGGAGTTGGTTTCCACCGCTGGAAACTCCACCGGGGAAAAGCTCCGCTACGCAATTGAGGACGGCATCCCGCTGCTCTTGCCGCCCGAGCTCCTCGCCGCGGCCCATGCAGCCACCTCCGGCCAGCACGATTCCAAGGCCTAACCCACACTTCTTCACTCAATCCGCACGGTACCCCTAAGGACTTCCATGACTTTCGACTTCAAAGTGGCTGACATCACCCTTGCGGAGGCTGGCCGCCACCAGATCCGCCTTGCCGAGCACGAGATGCCGGGCCTGATGTCCCTCCGCGCCGAATTCGGTGCTTCGCAGCCGCTCAAGGGCGCCCGGATCGCCGGCTCGCTGCACATGACCGTCCAGACGGCGGTCCTCATCGAGACCCTCACGGCCCTCGGCGCTGAGGTTCGGTGGGCTTCCTGCAACATCTTCTCCACCCAGGACGAAGCCGCTGCCGCCGTCGTGGTCGGTAAGGGTACCCCGGAAGATCCGCAGGGTGTTCCGGTCTTCGCCTGGAAGGGCGAGACGCTGGAGGAGTACTGGTGGACTGCGGAGCAGATCCTCACCTGGCCCGGCGCCGACACCAACCCCGAGTTGGGCCCCAACATGATTCTCGACGACGGCGGCGACGCCACGCTGCTGCTGCACAAGGGCGTGGATTTCGAGGCCGCCGGCGCCGTTCCCACCGCCACTGAGGAGGACCCGGAAGAATACGTCCTCATCCTGGACCTCCTCCGCAGGACCCTGGCAGCTGATCCGCAGAAGTGGACCCGCCTGGCTGCCCGCATCGAGGGTGTCACGGAAGAAACCACCACCGGTGTCCACCGCCTGTACCAGCTCGCCGAGCAGGGCAAGCTGTTGTTCCCGGCCATCAACGTCAACGACTCTGTCACCAAGAGCAAGTTCGACAACAAGTACGGCATCCGTCACTCCCTTCCCGATGGCATCAACCGTGCTACCGACGTCCTCATGGGCGGCAAAGTAGCTGTCGTCTGTGGTTATGGCGACGTCGGCAAGGGCGCTGCAGAGGCCCTGCGTGGCCAGGGCTCCCGCGTCATCGTCACCGAAATCGATCCCATTTGCGCCTTGCAGGCCGCCATGGACGGCTACCAGGTTGCCAAGCTGGAGACGGTTCTGGCCCAAGGTGACATCTTCATCACCACCACTGGCAACAAGGACGTCATCATGGCCGAGCACATGCTGGGCATGAAGAACAAGGCGATCGTTGGCAACATCGGCCACTTTGACAATGAGATCGACATCGCCGGGCTGGCGAAGATCCCTGGTGTCAAAAAAGTGGAGATCAAGCCCCAGGTCCACGAATGGGTGTTTGAAGAGG
Above is a genomic segment from Arthrobacter sp. YN containing:
- the ahcY gene encoding adenosylhomocysteinase, with amino-acid sequence MTFDFKVADITLAEAGRHQIRLAEHEMPGLMSLRAEFGASQPLKGARIAGSLHMTVQTAVLIETLTALGAEVRWASCNIFSTQDEAAAAVVVGKGTPEDPQGVPVFAWKGETLEEYWWTAEQILTWPGADTNPELGPNMILDDGGDATLLLHKGVDFEAAGAVPTATEEDPEEYVLILDLLRRTLAADPQKWTRLAARIEGVTEETTTGVHRLYQLAEQGKLLFPAINVNDSVTKSKFDNKYGIRHSLPDGINRATDVLMGGKVAVVCGYGDVGKGAAEALRGQGSRVIVTEIDPICALQAAMDGYQVAKLETVLAQGDIFITTTGNKDVIMAEHMLGMKNKAIVGNIGHFDNEIDIAGLAKIPGVKKVEIKPQVHEWVFEEGTDSERSIIVLSEGRLLNLGNATGHPSFVMSNSFANQTIAQIELWTKKDQPAGEREYGKQVYVLPKILDEKVARLHLDALGVELTELSKDQADYLDLDVAGPYKPEHYRY
- a CDS encoding WhiB family transcriptional regulator, with product MGQALRIQEDAVVAEHASVKYRSREVPGDWYVDPADPEAADRYNQNVQDSLEDQATALLAAHEALIGDLPAGPEEDLDDPPMEVRRPLETPGQPVWIGLPGQGDFDDEGELGWQTDALCAQTDPEAFFPEKGGSTRDAKKVCGACNVRSQCLEYALANDERFGIWGGLSERERRRLRKRAV
- a CDS encoding glycosyltransferase family 2 protein, which produces MVSHNGGDYLPRTLAALSDQTRPADAAIGIDTGSTDNSLDMLREAFGQGNVTTFQQAKSGFGAAVQAGLHELAQDKDATGDGHRNRAGSVDWIWLLHDDAAPAPDALAELLHAVERAPSVTVAGCKQLGWDNERHLVDVGLSTSRWAERLTLIDADEVDQGQYDARTDTFAVNSAGMLIRRDVWELLQGFDPALPGSGDDVDFCWRNWLAGNRVVVVPSARMFHVEHRPHGLGTSSAARKAQVHLRLKHTPWWKVPFQAVGALFGAIVRLMLSILVKEPGYGFSQFTATVAALVRPVAIARGRRVAARTRRVHRSVVRGLQTSTREVRSNRRSLLEAIRPSDDSAAVSDLLAPEPSGDAADDFASLATNERGWVGTGAVAAALLALAAAFVGLLGLLRSGVVAGGGLIPLSATPGDIWANASTWWISLGAGLPGHGDPFGYVLWLLSVFGGGNGNSAMAWLLILAMPLSAVGAWFAAGALTTKRRFRTVAALAWSAAPALLVAINEGRAGALVAHVMMPLLLLSLLRASGSAIGHVHSHPVSSLSRRPAPILGKPGINGTPSWTAAAAGGLVMAIVTASAPSLLGPIVVAVILAAVILGQRGKTLWWSLLPTVALFVPYGISVLDRPRALLADPGLPLTFEAAPFWQQLLGQPLAFDLDGGLTGLSFFGPGAVPWALLLALLVSAPVLILAVTALFLPGKRTALARVFWVAALATLASGWLVGHVATGVNNNVIVGPFTGPAVSAAGMLLLGAAVIGADKLFSAPRRMTDSSGPKLPMRRVASGLVLTLLVAGPLAGMGAWAGQNVLQPSPAPGASTSPNAAEPTSSLGAERQVWPVDSGTLPATAVDRGQGPERTRTLVITSGEQGAFTSSLMRGAGTTLDSLSTIASARTIIGAPGREEIVEDDAATASLRRAVATIVASSGVDPRADLEQLGAGFVVLKAADNAAQLTASRIDAVPGLVAVGQTDAGWLWRVSPRNQPAATAAEAAHRVRIIDAEGKTMANLPAGEVSVDATVPAGGEGRKLVLAERSDPGWTASMDGKQLKAATSGWSQAFELPANGGELEIRYTNPWALWFGILQAVVIGLTLLLAIPMPARRTRTGMSRDEVSLRKEYSSV
- a CDS encoding Trm112 family protein — encoded protein: MPKVSPELLSILRCPVTGSPLVQEGEELVSTAGNSTGEKLRYAIEDGIPLLLPPELLAAAHAATSGQHDSKA
- a CDS encoding metallopeptidase family protein; this encodes MQSQPHVPGFTIRWTDADGDQAEQPAGSGVRGFRRRRRNRHGRGLRGELMLPSLPGFRTRAERFDDMVLDSAERLQDMWGKQLDGVLFAVDEIPPNLEQLVAMGSTAPLGSYTPGGRGEAPMITVYRRVVEQGCTTREELQDLVHDVVVEYTAEMLGVPPETLDPVYRRRYQ
- a CDS encoding DUF5719 family protein — its product is MSEDQKQPVDEKPSRSSSKGSRSSNRGVVTGVLSAVVILAAGGGAVAATSMMPEPSGGTTMDIRQADVPAGRALGVCPEPARLVNGTVVGTDADFSPVSTTAVSALNAVVLSNPAGTVPGSKVTSLEGDAVAEIAKAPASTPTPTAGPPVLSAGVASISPVTAPAVVGADPLGNEQASLAANLSYAATDGDLRGLASAQCQSPGNDAWLLGANTAVGRTAVLNLSNASETPATVNLDLFGEKGQIQAPGARGLLVPPGTTRSVNLAGLAPSEGELAVHVRSTGGPVAATIQQSVLRGLAPGGVEYLSPGSGASSLQVMSGVDIQDPAATKALATKPGFADAAPALQIAVPGSTDAVVQVSLYGANGERKIPSGGVVTVKGGSVATVNLEGIPAGTYTVRASSDVAFVASARVTRGAKAEEATDFAWSPSSARLGSQHLVAVPRNGQRYLSFGVPEGRGTVTYAPVTTDGAVGKSVDVDMSGGTTSLIELPSKSGDSVVAGYVVSASGDPIYGALVLGTQGRPDISVVAIQDAAAGLEKVPVSVGY
- a CDS encoding DUF3499 domain-containing protein, producing the protein MGAIRQCSRSACRQSAVATLTYVYAESTAVLGPLATYAEPHAYDLCSQHAESLTVPRGWEVLRLAMPATPPEPGPDDLLALANAVREAASAAPENPARHSHGQMEPPAAIEGTRRGHLRILREPS